The proteins below come from a single Psychrobacter sp. FDAARGOS_221 genomic window:
- a CDS encoding AAA family ATPase gives MRLIELRLKNLNSLRGEWHIDFTDEAYVNEGIFAIIGHTGAGKTTILDAICLALYGETPRLGKMTGSYNEVMSRQTGECSAEVVIDVNDVHYRCFWQQRRAYGKPDGNLGPITHELALASDHNGQKAGTILEEKATLTKARIVDLIRMDFDQFTRSILLAQGSFAAFLKADTGERADILEKITGTDIYATISKQVHEKRREEESKLDALQAKLQGLELLDKETETELNQQLKDNNAQLVDKRKTVAKLDEQLKWIHEIEQLTQQIAQLKTDEKSAIEAKAAFTEDAIRLNNANKALEVESLYTQVRSLRESKHKLAQEQTHKSQQIPALKQQLTEQQQQVTQAQQNEKLAEKSLNDTLPVIDQTRELDNKISQQQITLKQQQDLQQTHQQSLSDYNKQLEKYISNKNDTQQKLNDINNYLHKNEHHQKLNVDISTLDALGQSIKAQIKDNYAQYQQQQLKEQDNIKLSNQLKQLQDKLQTNQKRYDGKLAQLAEVKQQQDALLQGQPLAKFREQLQHIDATNSQLTSIHQQLETVKELATNIDSEKSASTKLTTDIENLKKVIASTNKELEALARNKQDKQDQIEQQQKIIELEAKLEDYIELLEQNQPCPLCGSTEHPNAGHKPSDTSEQHAKLNQLKETLNQIDTQINTAKSKLDTDKLSFNTTEYKLNQTQSQLTQTVQRLHGALTHIREHTESLNAQIGSAPTSVQQLINGAVNTASNNTSNASVVTDLDQLITFINSTPADERLDELLSICKSVADTIYQTQQALQQQKQHINVSLDQQDELTKQIADIKQDIKSIADNNQQLVMDNKDIEAKQQLNQQRIDQIKNAMSQGFDSLCSGLEQLQQLIKRYTDSSVDPNPVGDSPVDNNSPQNISGGEQALKQLIHCIDKQRYLDDEECQESLQPLRELRQSMKTLNERYLEQISLQQKLSAQVQTLETQIENTESLIEKEQSSLHSLSEEIKQQSNQLTQMQTERRDLFGDKQVNIEENKLRAALDTAKSQLSQLREHYSNSQHRLNSVEADAQRIQTQLSELETNLAEQEHTFISQLGTLQFDSEASFVAARLPKEERDALNQKQQQINNALTYAQTTLKTNEQLLKQKTDNPQTTDSKEDLQQQLQQQQSLVDTLIEQVGAITQQLKANEDRKGQQQSQLDEIDKQKEKLKVWRELHSLIGSSDGKRYRTFAQGLTFEIMVSNANTQLQKMSDRYVLVRDEENPLELNVIDDYQGGQIRSTKNLSGGEGFLISLALALGLSNMASQNIRVDSLFLDEGFGTLDEDSLDVALSTLTNLQQEGKLIGIISHVQALKDRIHTQIRVDKLSGGYSKISGPGCSAKV, from the coding sequence ATGCGACTGATTGAATTACGACTAAAAAACCTAAACTCTCTTAGAGGCGAATGGCACATCGACTTTACCGATGAGGCGTATGTCAACGAGGGTATCTTTGCCATTATCGGGCACACTGGGGCTGGAAAGACCACTATTTTGGATGCGATTTGTTTGGCTTTGTATGGTGAAACGCCGCGTCTTGGCAAGATGACTGGGTCTTATAACGAGGTCATGTCGCGTCAAACAGGCGAGTGTTCGGCTGAAGTCGTCATTGATGTGAATGATGTCCACTATCGTTGCTTCTGGCAACAGCGCCGTGCCTATGGCAAGCCAGATGGTAATTTAGGTCCGATAACTCACGAGCTTGCACTTGCTAGCGATCATAATGGTCAAAAGGCGGGTACCATTCTTGAGGAAAAAGCCACATTAACCAAAGCGAGAATTGTCGATTTAATCCGTATGGATTTTGACCAGTTCACTCGCTCTATCCTGCTTGCACAAGGTAGTTTTGCAGCGTTTCTCAAGGCTGACACTGGTGAACGTGCCGATATTTTAGAGAAAATTACCGGTACTGATATCTACGCGACCATCTCTAAGCAAGTGCATGAGAAACGACGAGAAGAAGAGTCGAAGCTTGACGCACTGCAAGCCAAGCTACAAGGATTAGAGCTTTTAGATAAAGAGACTGAAACTGAATTAAATCAGCAGCTTAAAGACAACAACGCTCAATTGGTTGATAAGCGTAAAACAGTTGCCAAGCTAGATGAGCAACTAAAATGGATTCATGAGATTGAACAGCTGACACAGCAGATTGCTCAGCTTAAAACGGATGAAAAATCAGCGATTGAAGCAAAAGCTGCTTTTACTGAGGATGCTATACGGCTTAATAATGCCAATAAAGCATTAGAAGTTGAGAGTCTTTATACTCAAGTGCGTAGTTTGCGTGAATCAAAACATAAGCTGGCTCAAGAGCAGACGCATAAATCACAGCAAATCCCTGCCTTAAAACAACAACTGACAGAGCAGCAGCAGCAAGTAACCCAAGCACAGCAGAATGAAAAACTGGCTGAAAAAAGCTTGAACGATACTTTGCCTGTCATTGATCAAACACGCGAGCTTGATAATAAAATCAGTCAGCAACAGATCACGCTCAAGCAGCAACAAGACTTACAGCAAACCCATCAACAAAGCTTATCTGACTATAATAAGCAGTTAGAGAAATACATATCTAATAAAAATGATACGCAGCAAAAGCTCAATGACATCAATAACTACCTACATAAAAACGAGCATCATCAAAAGCTTAATGTTGATATAAGCACCTTAGACGCGCTCGGACAGAGTATCAAAGCACAGATAAAAGACAACTACGCACAATATCAGCAGCAGCAACTCAAAGAACAAGATAATATTAAGCTCTCGAATCAGCTTAAACAGCTTCAAGATAAGCTTCAAACCAATCAAAAGCGATACGATGGCAAACTGGCTCAGCTGGCTGAAGTAAAACAACAGCAAGATGCCTTACTACAAGGTCAACCCCTGGCTAAGTTCCGTGAGCAGCTACAGCATATTGATGCAACCAATTCACAGCTAACAAGTATTCATCAGCAACTTGAAACCGTCAAAGAATTAGCGACTAACATCGATTCTGAAAAGTCTGCATCTACTAAACTCACCACAGATATCGAGAACCTAAAAAAAGTAATTGCTAGTACCAATAAAGAACTTGAAGCACTTGCTAGGAATAAACAAGACAAACAGGATCAGATTGAACAGCAGCAGAAAATTATAGAGCTTGAAGCTAAACTTGAAGATTACATTGAGCTATTGGAGCAGAATCAACCCTGCCCGCTTTGTGGTTCTACTGAGCATCCAAATGCTGGGCACAAGCCGTCGGATACAAGCGAGCAGCATGCCAAGCTGAATCAATTAAAAGAAACGCTTAATCAGATTGATACGCAAATCAATACAGCTAAAAGTAAGCTAGATACTGATAAGCTTTCGTTCAACACCACAGAATATAAACTGAACCAAACCCAGTCACAATTAACCCAAACAGTGCAGCGCCTTCATGGCGCACTGACTCACATACGTGAGCATACAGAGTCCTTAAACGCTCAAATAGGTAGCGCACCCACTAGCGTACAACAGCTGATTAATGGCGCTGTTAATACAGCATCTAACAATACTTCTAATGCAAGTGTGGTGACTGATTTAGATCAATTAATTACCTTCATTAATAGTACGCCAGCTGATGAGCGACTAGATGAGTTGCTGTCAATCTGCAAGTCTGTAGCTGACACTATTTATCAAACCCAGCAAGCACTGCAACAACAAAAGCAGCACATTAATGTATCCTTAGATCAGCAGGATGAGCTGACTAAGCAAATAGCTGATATTAAGCAAGACATAAAGTCTATTGCAGACAACAATCAACAGCTTGTTATGGATAATAAAGATATTGAAGCCAAGCAACAGCTGAATCAGCAACGCATTGATCAGATTAAAAACGCAATGTCACAAGGGTTTGACTCATTATGCTCGGGATTAGAGCAACTTCAGCAGTTAATCAAACGCTATACAGATAGCTCAGTAGATCCCAATCCAGTAGGTGACAGCCCAGTAGATAACAATTCACCCCAGAACATATCAGGCGGTGAACAGGCCCTCAAACAACTCATACACTGTATTGATAAGCAGCGTTATTTGGATGATGAAGAATGCCAAGAGTCTTTACAGCCTTTGCGTGAGTTGCGTCAATCAATGAAGACACTGAATGAAAGGTACTTAGAGCAAATCTCTTTGCAACAGAAGCTGTCTGCACAGGTGCAAACCTTAGAGACTCAAATTGAGAATACGGAGTCCCTAATTGAAAAAGAACAAAGTTCTCTACACTCGTTATCTGAGGAGATAAAACAGCAGTCTAATCAGCTGACGCAAATGCAAACCGAACGCCGTGACTTGTTTGGCGATAAGCAGGTAAATATTGAAGAAAATAAACTACGCGCAGCGCTAGATACTGCTAAAAGTCAGCTTAGCCAACTGCGTGAGCATTATAGCAACAGCCAGCACCGATTAAACAGTGTCGAGGCAGATGCTCAGCGTATACAAACTCAGCTGTCTGAATTAGAAACCAATCTTGCTGAACAAGAACACACATTCATCTCGCAATTAGGCACACTTCAGTTTGATTCTGAAGCGTCGTTTGTGGCCGCTCGCCTCCCTAAAGAAGAGCGTGATGCCCTTAATCAAAAGCAGCAGCAGATTAATAATGCGCTAACCTATGCGCAAACAACATTAAAAACGAATGAGCAACTGCTAAAACAGAAAACCGATAATCCTCAGACTACGGATTCTAAAGAGGATTTACAGCAGCAGCTACAGCAGCAACAAAGCTTGGTCGATACGCTCATTGAGCAAGTTGGCGCTATCACTCAACAGCTGAAAGCCAATGAAGACCGTAAAGGTCAACAGCAGTCTCAGCTTGATGAGATTGATAAACAAAAAGAAAAGCTTAAAGTCTGGCGTGAGCTACACTCACTTATCGGCTCAAGTGATGGTAAGAGATACCGCACGTTTGCTCAGGGTCTTACCTTTGAGATTATGGTCAGTAACGCCAACACACAGCTACAAAAAATGAGCGACCGTTACGTGCTGGTTCGTGATGAAGAAAATCCGCTTGAGCTCAATGTGATTGATGACTATCAAGGCGGTCAGATACGCAGTACCAAAAACCTGTCTGGCGGTGAAGGCTTCTTGATTAGTCTGGCTTTAGCACTCGGTTTATCAAATATGGCCAGCCAAAACATTCGAGTTGATTCATTGTTCTTGGATGAAGGCTTTGGTACGCTGGATGAAGACTCGCTGGATGTGGCACTTAGCACCCTGACTAACTTACAACAAGAAGGTAAATTAATCGGTATCATCTCGCATGTACAGGCACTAAAAGACAGAATCCATACTCAAATTAGAGTGGATAAACTCTCAGGCGGCTATAGTAAAATCAGTGGACCGGGATGTTCTGCTAAAGTTTAA